The DNA region CGGCGCCGCCGAGGAGCAGGGTCCAGGCGGTGCCCTTCCCGGGTGTGCCGCGCCGGGCGATGAGCGCGCCGAGGCAGTACGGGACGAGCCAGCCGGCGGGCAGGTTGATCCAGCCGAGCCAGGCGGGGCCGTCGAGGCCGAAGCGGACCATGTCGACGTGGAGGACGACTGCGAGCGGCCACAGCGGGTGGACGCGGGCGACCAGCGGGGTGGCGGCGGTGAGGGCGGCGAGCACGAGCAGGAACCACAGCGGGGAGAGCACGAGCTTGCCCAGCGTCCAGAGGGTCTGCCAGGGCACTCCGCAGGCGAGCATGACGGTGGAGGCCAGGAGCCACACTGCGAGCAGCGGGCGCACCGGCCGGAACAGCCGGCCGAGCCGGGCGGCGATCCACCGGCGATGGCTCTCGCCGCGGACCCGGGCGGCGGCGTGGCCGCGGGCGGCGACCAGGCCGCCGACCAGGAAGAACACCGCAAGGGTCTGGAACACCCAGGAGACCGGGGTGAGTTCGGGCATCAGGCCGAGCGGGCTCTCGACCCGCAGGCTGCCGCTGTCGGCGACCAGGGCGGTGACGAGCCAGTGGCCGAGGACGACCCCGAGGATGGCGAGGGCGCGCAGTGCGTCCAGGGCGCGGTCGCGGCCGGGCGGGGTGGCGGCGTCGATCCGGCGGGCGAGGTCACGCATCGGCCGGCTCCCGGCCTTCGACGATCCGGGCCAGGTTGCGCAGCGGTACGGAGCCGGGGGCGAGGTAGTCGCTGTGGCCGCCGTCCCCGGCGGCGAAGCGCCGGGCGCCGAAGGCCGGGCCGGTCGGGTCGGCGCCGAAGCCGAGTTCGCTGCCGGAGCGGGCGGGCGACGGGAGGGGTATGCGGACGTGGGGCACCCGGGCGACCCAGTCGCCGGCGGCGCGCCCGGCCCACACGGTGGCGCGGGTGTGGAGGGCGGCCACGTCGTCGTGGCCGGTGCCGGGGCTGCCGTAGAGGACGATCGCGGCGGCGGGGGTGCCGGCGGCGGCGCGGGCGCAGACCACGGAGCCGTAGGAGTGGCAGAGCAGGGTGATCCGGGCGGTGGGGCGGATGCGGTGCAGTTCGGCGACGGTGGCGGTGAGCGCGGGCGCCGCCTGCTCGGCGCGGCCCGGGGTGAGGGAGGCGGCGCTGGCCGTGGCGGGCGTGCGGTAGCCGAGCCAGGCGACGACGGCGGAGCGGTCGCCGCCGGTGCGGTCGCCGCCCGTGTCGTGGCGCAGGGTGTCCTGGAGGGCGAGGGCGCCGGCCCGGAAGCGGGCGTAGTGGTCGAGGTTGGTGTCGACGCCGGGGACGAGCACGGCGATCTGGTCGGCGCGGGCGAGGTCGCCGACGACCTCGGCGCTGCGGCCGCCGTCGCGTCCGTCGAAGGCGAGGAACCGGCGTCCCGGCTCGGCCATGGCGTGCAGTGCGGCGGCCCGTCGGCGGGCTCCGTAGGCGTCGGCGGTCTGCTCGGCGGCCCGCAGGGCGGCACGCCGGTCGGCATAGCGGGCGTCGAGCGAGGCGGTGAGCTCGGCCGGGGTGCCGGCGGTCAGCGGGGCGGTGGGCGGCGGGGCGGGGGCCGGTACCTCGGCGGGGCCCGCCGCGCCCGCGACCGGCAGCGCGACGGCGGCGGTGACGAGGGCGGCGAGCAGCCCTCGGCGGATCCGGGCGAGGGGCGGCGCCATGGGCGGTTCCTTCCGTAGCGGGGGTGCGGGAGCGGAATTCGTTCCGCTGCGGAAGAAAGGTAGGAAGCGGGGCCTGTGGTCCGCGTCCCGCCAGGGAGCCAACTCCGGGGGTGGCTCTCAGGTATGACAGGTGATCGGGGCCCCTTCGGCTGGCAGGGTGGAGCCATGACATGGACCGCACCGCAGGTGAAGCGGGATCAGGACCTTGGCGAGCTGGGCACGCTGGACGAGCGGCGGATGCTGGAGGGCTGGCTGCAGTGGCACCGGGAGACGCTGCTCGCCAAGTGCGCCGGGCTCGCACCGGCCGAGCTGGCCCGGACGACGGTGGAGCCCTCGAACCTCACGCTCCTCGGCCTGGTGCGGCACATGGCGGAGGTGGAGCGGTGGTGGTTCCGGCGGAGCTTCGCGGGTGAGGACGTCGGCGAGGTGTTCACCGGACCGGCGGACGGCGACGAGGGGCTCGCCGGGGTCGATCCGGCCCACGCGGAGCGGGACTTCGCAGGCTTCCGGGCCGAGGTCGCGGCGTGCAATGCGGCGGCAGCCGGGCACGGCCTCGACGAGACCTTCCGTTCCACGCGCGGGGTGCCGCTCAGTCTGCGCTGGGTCTATCTCCTGATGATCCAGGAGTACGCCCGCCACAACGGTCACGCCGACTTCCTGCGGGAGCGGACGGACGGCGTGACGGGCGACTGAGCGGTTTGGTGCGGGCCCCGGCTCTCAGCCGAGGGACAGCGGGATCCGCACCCCGGCCGCGGCGAACGCCGACCGTTCCGCCTCGTCGGGCGCGCGCCGGCCGGTGCCGACGAGCAGCGCGTCCGTGTCGGACAGCTCCCGGGGCAGCTCCGCACCGGCGACCCGCGCCAGGAGCGCCCGAGCCTCGGCCAGGGTCGCGGCGGGCGGCGCGGGCGGGTCACCCGGCAGATGGGCGATCAGGTCGAGGTGGTGGAGGGTCCATTCGAGGACATAGGCGCCGAGGTAGTCGGCGACGGTCAGGACCTCCCCCTTGGTCTCCACAAGCAGCTTCGGGTCGGCGAGGACGGCCGCGCGGCCGGCGGCGGAGCCGACGTCGTCCAGGTGGAAGGTCAGGAGTCCCGGGTCCTGGTAGGCGGCGGCCAGGCGCACGGTGAGGGCGTCGAGGGGGTCGTCGCCGGTAGGCGGCCGGTCGGAGACCTCCCAGTAGCTCGCCGCGTCGCGGGTGGGCACGGCGTCCGGCCCGGCGGGTGTGGCGAGGGTGATCAGGACGTCCTGGGCGTCGATGACCAGATGGCACACCAGGTCACGGACGAGCCAGCCGGTGCAGCCGGAGGGCCGGGCGAAGTCCTCCTCGGCGAGTCCGGCGACCGCCGCGCGCAGCGCGCTCCACGCGAGTGAGAAGTGGTCCACGCCCGCAAGCTACCAGTCCGGCCTTCCCTCATCCCCTTGTCCGCGGCGGAGCGGCCCCCACCCGCCCGCCTCCCGTCAGCGGTAGTCGTCAGGGTGGTCCTGCATCCAGGTGTTGATCTTGTCGCGGGTGCCGACCAGCAGGGTCTCGTGCTTCTTCAGGTTCTCGAAGGAGCTGTCCCCGCCGAGCTCGGCCTCCAGCTCGGCGATCAGCTCGATCGGCTCGGGGAAGTGCCCGGGGCCCTTGGGGTCCGCTTTCATGGCGCGGTCGAGGCGGAGCAGTTCGTCATGTACGCGCCCCAGGAAGTACGCGCAGCCACTCGTCGCGCACGAGTCGTTCAGCGTGGCCTGGAGCCCGGCGAAAGCGTCGCGCACCTTCTCGGGCCCCGGCGTGGGATCGGGCTCGGCGGGCGTGGTGGTCGCGCCGGCCGCGGCCTCCGCGCTCGCCGCGGCCTCGGCCGCCTCCGCGGCGGACGTGGGCACCGTGGCGATCGAGTCGGAGGCGCCGGGCAGCGGCTGCGGCTTGGGCTCGGCGCTGCAGGACACGCAGAGCGCGGCCAGGGCCGCGAGGGCGACGGCGCCGCCTCGTATCGATGCCGTGAACGAAGACGTGAGCATGATGGTCCCCCCATGATCGTGGAATCACGGGAGCCTACCCTGCTCCGTCCGCCCCTCACTCGCCTCGGTCGCGGTCGTACCGGAGCACTACGACCCCGTTGCCGAAGGTGCGCGTGCCGGTGAGCCGCAGATCGGCGGTGGTGTCGGTGGGCGGGAAGAGCGGGGTGCCGCGGCCGATCAGGACCGGGTGGACGCTGATGTGGTAGGCGTCGATCAGGTCGAGTTCGCGGAAGGCGGTGCCGAGTTCCGCGCCGCCGAGGCAGAGGTCGCCGTCGGTGGCGGCGGCGAGGGCACGGACCTCGGCGGCGTCGACCCGGTCGACGACCGTGGTGTTCCAGTCGGCGTGCTCCAGCGTGGTGGAGTAGACGGTCTTGGGCTTCGTGCGCCAGATCTCGGCGAACTCCCGCTCCACGGGCGTGCTGTCCGGGTCCTGGTCGGCGGTCGGCCAGTAGTCCGCCATCAGCGTGTGGGTGCGCCGGCCGCTGATCAGGCGTCCCATGGCGGCGATCTCCCGGTTGAAGTACGTGTGCACCTCCTCGTCGACCCGGTTCCAGGAGATGTCGTGGCCGGGTGCCTCGATGTACCCGTCGAGCGAGATGGAGATGAACTGGACGATCTTTCCGGACACCGGCGGCTCTCCCCTGCGGTCGTGGAGGCTCCTGCTGCGGCGGAGGGCCGCCGGCCCATACATCGGCCGTACGCCGGATGCGTACGGCTCACGCCATGCGGCGGGCGCCCTCCTTGATGGCCTCACGGATACGGTTATAGGTGCCGCACCGGCAGATGTTGCGGATCTGGTCGAGATCGGCCTCGTCGATCTCGCGGCCGGCCTCGTGGGCGCGCCGGACGGCGGCGACGGCGGTCATGATCTGACCGGGCTGGCAGTAGCCGCACTGGGCGACGTCGATATCGAGCCAGGCCTCCTGCATCGGGTGCAGGTCTTTGCCGACGGTGCCGGGCAGGCCCTCGATGGTGGTGACCTCGTCGGTGTCCGCGAGGTCCTTCACAGGGACGGAACAGGGGGTGAAGGCCCGGCCGTTGAGGTGGCTCGTACAGGCCCGGCAGACGCCGACCCCGCAGCCGTACTTGGGTCCGGTGACGCCGAGGACGTCCCGGAGCACCCAGAGCAGCCGGACGTCGTCCTCGACCTCGGCGGTGACGGCCTTGCCGTTGAGGATGAAGGTGTGCTGGGGCACGGTGGCTCCATGGTGAGTCGT from Streptomyces fradiae includes:
- a CDS encoding acyltransferase; the protein is MRDLARRIDAATPPGRDRALDALRALAILGVVLGHWLVTALVADSGSLRVESPLGLMPELTPVSWVFQTLAVFFLVGGLVAARGHAAARVRGESHRRWIAARLGRLFRPVRPLLAVWLLASTVMLACGVPWQTLWTLGKLVLSPLWFLLVLAALTAATPLVARVHPLWPLAVVLHVDMVRFGLDGPAWLGWINLPAGWLVPYCLGALIARRGTPGKGTAWTLLLGGAAATGLLVAFAGYPGSMVGVPGAPVSNLNPPTLAAVTFGLAQCGAAVLLLGPLRRALRRPRAWAAVALLNLGALTVFLWHQTAMIAATTGGLLTAHLLGRPPLPGLHTVPDGTAWVLARLGWLPLFAGALLACCAVFHPYERNDPARAPKPRPDRRTEARRA
- a CDS encoding alpha/beta hydrolase, yielding MAPPLARIRRGLLAALVTAAVALPVAGAAGPAEVPAPAPPPTAPLTAGTPAELTASLDARYADRRAALRAAEQTADAYGARRRAAALHAMAEPGRRFLAFDGRDGGRSAEVVGDLARADQIAVLVPGVDTNLDHYARFRAGALALQDTLRHDTGGDRTGGDRSAVVAWLGYRTPATASAASLTPGRAEQAAPALTATVAELHRIRPTARITLLCHSYGSVVCARAAAGTPAAAIVLYGSPGTGHDDVAALHTRATVWAGRAAGDWVARVPHVRIPLPSPARSGSELGFGADPTGPAFGARRFAAGDGGHSDYLAPGSVPLRNLARIVEGREPADA
- a CDS encoding DinB family protein, translated to MTWTAPQVKRDQDLGELGTLDERRMLEGWLQWHRETLLAKCAGLAPAELARTTVEPSNLTLLGLVRHMAEVERWWFRRSFAGEDVGEVFTGPADGDEGLAGVDPAHAERDFAGFRAEVAACNAAAAGHGLDETFRSTRGVPLSLRWVYLLMIQEYARHNGHADFLRERTDGVTGD
- a CDS encoding maleylpyruvate isomerase N-terminal domain-containing protein is translated as MDHFSLAWSALRAAVAGLAEEDFARPSGCTGWLVRDLVCHLVIDAQDVLITLATPAGPDAVPTRDAASYWEVSDRPPTGDDPLDALTVRLAAAYQDPGLLTFHLDDVGSAAGRAAVLADPKLLVETKGEVLTVADYLGAYVLEWTLHHLDLIAHLPGDPPAPPAATLAEARALLARVAGAELPRELSDTDALLVGTGRRAPDEAERSAFAAAGVRIPLSLG
- a CDS encoding dihydrofolate reductase family protein, giving the protein MSGKIVQFISISLDGYIEAPGHDISWNRVDEEVHTYFNREIAAMGRLISGRRTHTLMADYWPTADQDPDSTPVEREFAEIWRTKPKTVYSTTLEHADWNTTVVDRVDAAEVRALAAATDGDLCLGGAELGTAFRELDLIDAYHISVHPVLIGRGTPLFPPTDTTADLRLTGTRTFGNGVVVLRYDRDRGE
- a CDS encoding (2Fe-2S)-binding protein yields the protein MPQHTFILNGKAVTAEVEDDVRLLWVLRDVLGVTGPKYGCGVGVCRACTSHLNGRAFTPCSVPVKDLADTDEVTTIEGLPGTVGKDLHPMQEAWLDIDVAQCGYCQPGQIMTAVAAVRRAHEAGREIDEADLDQIRNICRCGTYNRIREAIKEGARRMA